CCGACGGCGAGGAAAAGAAATACACGCCGATAAAGAAAGGCGACCTCAAGTTCGAAACGCTCGCCGATGCGCTCACGGAAGTGAGGCCGGAGATCACGGTCATCTCATGCTCCCCGTTGCTGGAGCACGATGCCATGTACATGAGGATCATAGAGGAGAGGGTCCTCAGCAAGAAGGTGGCCAAGATGCTCAAAGAGATGAAGAAGCAGGCGACCGCAGAGGCCCCCGGGGAATGAAATGAATCCGGCCCTGGAATATCTTTCCGAGAAATGCCATGAGACGGCGGCCTCGGTCTCCGACGAGGACAGGGAAAAGCTCGCCAAGCTCGTTACGGACAACCGGAAGGTGTTCATCTATGGCTCCGGACGCTCCGGACTTGTCGGACAGCTCCTCGCCGTCCGTCTGGTGCAACTAGGCATCGACGTACACCTCATAGGCGAGATGGCCACTCCGATCATCGGTCGCAACGACCTAACTCTCCTGGTATCCAATACAGGCGAGACCGCTTCGGTCGTGAACACGGCCAACATCGCCGGCCGTATAGGCTCCTATGTGGTATGTTTCACATCGGACCCGAAGAGCAAGCTGGCGCATGCCTCAGATATGGTCATATTGATGAAATCTGGCGAGATCGATCAGAAATACGCGCCTCTGGGAACTATATTCGAGGGCTCCGTCCTCCTGTTCTTCGACAGTTTCGTCGCAGACCTAATGGAGAAATTCGACACCGACGAGGCGCAGATGAAGAGCAGGCACGCCATCTGGGTCTGATCACCCGTCCTCTGCCACCACCATCTGAGCAACCTTAGGGCCCCCGTTTTCGACGGTGAACACCATCAGCGTCTCGTCCGCCGGGTCAAGCACCACCGCGAACCCGAGGCCCTCCCCGAATATCCCCGAATGCGTCCTTATGTCCACGTCGGAAAGGTAGCATCCGAATCCGGGATGCGAATGATACCATCCGATCACGCTGTCGCCCGCGCTCCCGTCGATGGATTCGAACAGCCCCTCCAGGGAATCGTGGTCGAATCTCACGCTTATGCTGGTAGAATCCAGTTTCGTGGTCGCTATATCGCAGGCGATCGAATACTCGCCCTCTGCATCTCTGAAGGTCCGGCCCATTATCAGGCCCATGACCTCCTTATCTTTGGCGAACCCGATATCGGCGTGGTCGGCCATCCGGGATATAACTTTCTCTCCGATGAACAGCGGCACGCCCGGAACGCTGCGTCTCCTGTATTCGCGTTCGATCTTCTCCGAGGATATCACTTTAGGCATTCTTCCCACCATAGCTGACGTGCGCATCGAACCTGGGTTTGTTTGCCAGGTACCACCTGGACGCCCTCATGCACGAGTCGGTGCCGTAAGGGCTCATGGGATTGGGGTCGGCCAGGAGGTTCTCCACGCCGACGACGAACGAGGTTATGTTCGAACCGAAGCTCCAGTTGTCCAACGTCTTCACGCATACGAACCCCCCGTCCCGGGGGACCATGATGTTAGGATGGAATATCTCGGTCTTCCATTTTGCCCTTGGACGTTCGAAGGGATATTCTTCCGAAAGGACGAGGTCGAACCCGTGCTCCGGCGACATCTCGCTCTCGGAGATCTTAGCGGGGGAATTCATAAGCGATATGCTCAGCACCACAGGGAACTCGGCGTTGTCCGGAACTTCGGATATCGAAAGTCCGAGGTAGCTGTTCAGCTCCCGGATCTCGTTATTGATCCTCTTTATGAGTATGGGCCTGACGAGCCCCATTCAGAGA
This DNA window, taken from Methanomassiliicoccaceae archaeon, encodes the following:
- a CDS encoding ubiquitin-conjugating enzyme E2, with protein sequence MGLVRPILIKRINNEIRELNSYLGLSISEVPDNAEFPVVLSISLMNSPAKISESEMSPEHGFDLVLSEEYPFERPRAKWKTEIFHPNIMVPRDGGFVCVKTLDNWSFGSNITSFVVGVENLLADPNPMSPYGTDSCMRASRWYLANKPRFDAHVSYGGKNA
- a CDS encoding SIS domain-containing protein; amino-acid sequence: MNPALEYLSEKCHETAASVSDEDREKLAKLVTDNRKVFIYGSGRSGLVGQLLAVRLVQLGIDVHLIGEMATPIIGRNDLTLLVSNTGETASVVNTANIAGRIGSYVVCFTSDPKSKLAHASDMVILMKSGEIDQKYAPLGTIFEGSVLLFFDSFVADLMEKFDTDEAQMKSRHAIWV